In Streptomyces chartreusis NRRL 3882, the following are encoded in one genomic region:
- a CDS encoding phage minor capsid protein, giving the protein MAVRSVTARAAVEGHVDVLAEMGVGLVVVSDAPVECPRARWEGEVLTLTGPPGPQTVLAEHAAPPEQPRRGLLRRRPPTPPVVVHVAGSLIEARAAGLFHPNCRHSLAAYLPGVSTRPPHHATPGTTYEDTQRQRAIERHIRRWKREQAAAMDEGARKRAGAYIRKWQKTAREHVAAHPELRRKPHRERIGSAR; this is encoded by the coding sequence ATGGCCGTCCGGTCCGTCACCGCCCGCGCGGCCGTGGAGGGCCACGTCGATGTGCTCGCAGAGATGGGCGTGGGCCTGGTGGTGGTGTCTGACGCTCCCGTTGAGTGCCCGCGCGCCCGGTGGGAGGGCGAGGTACTCACCCTGACTGGGCCTCCCGGCCCTCAGACCGTCCTCGCCGAGCATGCCGCGCCGCCCGAGCAGCCGCGCCGCGGGCTGCTGCGCCGCCGGCCACCGACGCCCCCGGTCGTCGTCCACGTCGCCGGGAGCCTGATCGAGGCGCGCGCCGCAGGGCTGTTTCATCCGAACTGCCGCCACAGCCTCGCTGCCTACCTGCCGGGGGTGTCCACCCGGCCGCCGCACCACGCGACACCGGGGACGACGTACGAGGACACGCAGCGGCAGCGGGCGATCGAGCGGCATATCCGCCGGTGGAAGCGCGAGCAGGCCGCCGCGATGGACGAGGGCGCGCGCAAGCGCGCTGGGGCGTACATCCGCAAGTGGCAGAAGACCGCACGGGAGCACGTGGCCGCGCACCCGGAGCTGCGCCGCAAGCCGCACCGCGAGCGGATCGGCTCGGCGCGCTGA